A genome region from Akkermansiaceae bacterium includes the following:
- a CDS encoding sulfatase: protein MADDLGWADTVLYGHTGFYKTPNIDRLAKRGMVFNRAYSDSPLCSPTRSAVLTGLSPARTGITAPQCHLPQVVTEAKPGAKAAPNKKSVSPGVVTRLAPRYYTMAEAFRASGYVTAHFGKWHLGPQPYSPLQHGFDVDIPHWPGPGPAGSFVAPWKFKDFDPDPGVPNQHIEDRMAAEAVSFMEKQRDVPFFLNYWMFSVHAPFDAKKALIEKYRAKADPQSVQRSPTYAAMIESMDDAVGTLLDAVERLGIADNTVIVFYSDNGGNMYDEVDGSTPTSNTPLRGGKATIYEGGIRVPMVVAWPGLVEKGSRSDEIVQGCDFYPTFVKSLGIKVPPGQAFDGIDITPALEGGRLTREAIFSYFPHDPPVPDWLPPSCAVITGDWKLIRIFHGGENGAHRWKLFHLTEDIGEKNDLAAVEPERVSAMDALIAGFLERTEAVLPVPNPAFDPATYDAAKEGIPADRTRPKAGRRSGK from the coding sequence ATGGCGGACGATCTCGGCTGGGCGGATACCGTGCTTTACGGTCACACCGGATTTTACAAAACCCCGAACATCGACCGCCTCGCAAAGCGCGGGATGGTCTTCAACCGAGCCTACTCGGACAGCCCTCTGTGCTCGCCGACACGCTCTGCCGTCCTCACCGGACTCAGCCCGGCGCGCACCGGCATCACCGCCCCGCAATGCCACCTGCCGCAGGTTGTGACGGAGGCAAAACCAGGGGCCAAGGCGGCACCGAACAAGAAATCGGTCTCGCCCGGTGTGGTGACACGTCTCGCCCCGCGGTATTACACCATGGCGGAGGCGTTCCGGGCATCCGGATACGTGACAGCCCACTTCGGGAAGTGGCACCTCGGCCCCCAGCCTTACTCGCCGCTGCAGCACGGATTCGATGTGGACATTCCGCATTGGCCCGGGCCGGGTCCGGCGGGCAGCTTCGTCGCGCCATGGAAATTCAAGGACTTTGATCCGGATCCCGGCGTGCCGAACCAGCACATCGAGGACAGGATGGCGGCGGAGGCCGTGAGCTTCATGGAAAAGCAAAGGGACGTGCCGTTTTTCCTCAACTACTGGATGTTCAGCGTGCACGCACCATTTGATGCGAAGAAGGCGCTCATCGAGAAATACCGAGCAAAGGCCGATCCGCAATCCGTCCAGCGCAGCCCGACCTATGCGGCGATGATCGAGAGCATGGACGATGCCGTCGGCACGCTGCTGGATGCCGTGGAGAGGCTTGGCATCGCCGACAACACCGTCATCGTGTTCTACTCCGACAACGGCGGGAACATGTACGACGAGGTGGATGGAAGCACGCCGACGAGCAACACACCCCTGCGCGGCGGCAAGGCAACGATTTACGAGGGCGGCATCCGCGTGCCAATGGTCGTCGCATGGCCGGGCCTGGTGGAAAAGGGATCGCGGAGCGATGAGATCGTGCAGGGCTGCGATTTCTACCCCACCTTCGTGAAATCCCTCGGGATCAAGGTGCCGCCCGGGCAGGCCTTCGACGGGATCGATATCACCCCGGCTCTGGAAGGCGGGAGGCTCACCCGCGAGGCGATTTTCAGCTACTTCCCGCATGATCCGCCGGTGCCGGATTGGCTGCCTCCCTCTTGCGCTGTGATCACCGGCGATTGGAAGCTGATCCGGATCTTCCACGGCGGCGAGAACGGCGCACACCGCTGGAAACTTTTTCACCTTACGGAGGACATCGGGGAGAAAAACGATCTCGCGGCAGTCGAGCCCGAAAGGGTCTCGGCGATGGATGCCCTCATCGCAGGATTCCTTGAAAGAACCGAGGCGGTTCTCCCAGTCCCGAACCCCGCATTCGATCCCGCCACCTACGATGCCGCGAAGGAAGGCATCCCGGCGGATCGCACCAGGCCCAAGGCGGGCAGGCGCAGTGGGAAATGA
- a CDS encoding tRNA (cytidine(34)-2'-O)-methyltransferase — protein sequence MFNIVLVEPEIPHNAGAAGRLALATGSTLHLVKPMGFSLDDKYVRRTGLDYWKDVDLRVWENFPQLECAMEGKGRWFLSTKAGKAHWAVRFSPGDFLIFGKETKGLPVETLAAAGDSALRIPMSPGGTRSLNLSTAVAIVLFEAIRQQSPDW from the coding sequence ATGTTCAACATCGTCCTCGTGGAGCCGGAAATCCCGCATAACGCCGGTGCGGCGGGCCGTCTCGCCCTGGCCACCGGCTCCACCCTGCATCTGGTGAAGCCCATGGGATTTTCCCTCGATGACAAATATGTCAGGCGCACCGGCCTCGATTACTGGAAGGATGTCGATTTGCGAGTGTGGGAAAATTTCCCCCAACTGGAGTGCGCCATGGAAGGGAAGGGGAGGTGGTTCCTCTCCACCAAGGCCGGCAAAGCCCATTGGGCGGTGCGGTTCTCGCCCGGCGATTTCCTGATCTTCGGGAAAGAGACCAAGGGGCTGCCCGTGGAAACGCTCGCAGCCGCCGGCGATTCCGCTCTGCGCATCCCGATGTCCCCGGGTGGCACCCGTAGCCTGAACCTTTCCACCGCTGTTGCGATCGTGCTGTTCGAGGCAATCCGCCAGCAATCGCCGGACTGGTGA